AATTCAGCAGCCACTTCGTCCCAGTCGGGTTTGCGCTGTTTCTCAAGCGCCTGGGCATGCAGGGAATCATAGGTCGACCCACCGGAGAGAAGATCCAGAGTCAGATTGGCAAAGGCCTCGTCGTCGGGAACCATGTAAGCGGTCTCGCCATTGCGCACCCGCTCCGCCGTCGCCGCCCCGGCAAAAGTCACCGCCGGACAGCCACAAGCCTGAGATTCGGCCAAGGTCCAGGGAAAGATCTCATCATCGGCGCGGGGATAGAGGTGCGCCCGAGCGGACCGGTAAGCTTCTGCCATCTCGGCCTCGGTTCCAGGCAGAACCACTTCAACGTTTTGAATGCGGGCTCGCTTTACCTGTGCCAGAATGCCAGCAAGATTGGATGGCACCACTCCCCCCTCCAAGGCCTTGAACAGGGAAGCCGAATAGACCTTCAGTCGCGCTTCGGATCGACGGGTTTGAATTTTTTCACACCACACTTCAAGAATACGATCCAAACCCCTCAAAGGATGAGATGTTACAACGGCCGTTGGTCCGGTTGCGATACCTTTTGCATCGGCTAGGAACGGCGCCGACAGACCCGGGGCGACGATGGATTTTTGCAGCTCCATGCGGCTCTCGAAGGTGGCCAGATGGGCCCTGCCGAGAAATACGAGCTTAGGCTTATGACGGTCCAGGATCGCCTTGGTCCGTGGCTTGGTTAGGAACCCCGCTGACTGTGCCAGCCATAGCACCTTGTTATAAACATCGGGCATCTCGTCGAGCAGCCCCGGGCGACGAAAGGCAATCAACAAGTCAGCCATCGGCGGTCGCGGCAGGTCCCAGGGAACCCAGGTCACATCCTCGATCTGGCTGGTGTCTTCGGTGCGGGTAATGGCGGTCACGTCATGGCCGCGCCGGGCCAGCGCCGCCGCCAGACTGGCAAAGGCACGCTCGGCGCCACCCAAGGGGCGTTCCGCCGGAGAGGCACCGTCAAAGGGCACGGAATCGTCGATCAT
The sequence above is drawn from the Magnetospira sp. QH-2 genome and encodes:
- a CDS encoding glycosyltransferase, giving the protein MLITMIDDSVPFDGASPAERPLGGAERAFASLAAALARRGHDVTAITRTEDTSQIEDVTWVPWDLPRPPMADLLIAFRRPGLLDEMPDVYNKVLWLAQSAGFLTKPRTKAILDRHKPKLVFLGRAHLATFESRMELQKSIVAPGLSAPFLADAKGIATGPTAVVTSHPLRGLDRILEVWCEKIQTRRSEARLKVYSASLFKALEGGVVPSNLAGILAQVKRARIQNVEVVLPGTEAEMAEAYRSARAHLYPRADDEIFPWTLAESQACGCPAVTFAGAATAERVRNGETAYMVPDDEAFANLTLDLLSGGSTYDSLHAQALEKQRKPDWDEVAAEFEIAWR